TTTGGCGAGTGCATGATGATTGTTCTGTGAGTAGCATTTTCCAGTAGGTAGGAGAGATACTGGCAACCCTACAGGTTACCGAAGCACTCGTTTAGCTTCTCGTTTGCTCTTCCATCAGTTGACATCTCCATTGGCATGCATCTTTCCTTTACCTTAGAGGTGACTGACATGCAGAGTGAAcatattcttctcttttttcgcTCGTCTTTTGGTTGTAGCCAAATTACGATAAGTCCATTTTTAGAATATTTTGTTCTTCTTAAGTTAGATAGTTGGAAGGATAAGACGATGGTAGGCCATGTACTTATTTTTCAGTTAGGATTGATTCATGCTCTGAAATTTGATGACCGTTACGCCATAGTATTAATCCTGAAAATGCTGCTGTGACATTATCCCTCGTCTTTGCCAAACCTCGATATGAAACTCCTGTCCGAGCTTCAGGTCCTGTCTGAATTTTGACTCTTGCCACACATAGGGAGCTTTCTTTTATTGAcatttatttgttttagtagAAGCTGGTCCAGTGAGACCTATTGGAAGGGACAGACAAGTTGATTCTAATATCATGTGCATGAATATTTGTTCAGAACTTCTTGTTATTTTGACAATGCATAGATGAGCAAGATAACAACCGCCCTCTATaacaatatttttgttatagcGACCATGTTTTTATGGAATCAATTtttcatgttatgttatatCACATTTCTCTGTAACAACCTAAATAAAGTGTTCAAACAATGTTGTTATTGAAGGAGGTTTGACTGTTGGATATTTTTGTCTAAGCAATAAAAAAGACTTCAGAGATTGTCACTGCTtggtttgaaaaaaaataaacagaTTGTTTTTCAAGAAATCAGAAAAAGTTATCTTTGAATCATTAAAAACAAACCCTCAAATGTAGCCTGAAGAGCTTTAATTTTAAACAACTAATCTATATGTAAATGTTTTCCATAGACTAAGAATAAGCCCTTTGGTATAATACATAAACACACTCATATGCCTCAATCTTAAAAGTAAATATTTCAACTTTGAGTATGCACATCTAAACATATCAACTTGTTTTCACTATGTCAGTTGAACACTCCaacttacaaaatgatcatCTAGATATCTCCAAAATTTATTTGCCACATAAGCTTCCGGTGTCCACGAGACACAGTGGGAACGAGTTAGAGTATTTAGTTGTCAGTTGAAACCAAGTTGAATTGTGTAGATGTGCTCTCTCAAAGTTGGAGTGCTTATTTGGCAGCTGAGGCCAAATTTAAGTGTCTCTGAGCCTTTGCCAGTCAGAACTGTCCTCCATGAGTTAATGAAGATTGAAGGGAATGCAATTAGTAATTTTATTCAATTGACCTTGTTCAGTTaatcaagttacaagcataatACTTACTCTAAATGCAAACTTTGAAATTGCTACCTAGACATAATGCTACTAAAATATACAGTTGTTCCCTTCTTTTCAATAGGGAAATGTAAACAaacaaagaaataataaaaagagaatgaactAAATTCACACTCTGGGATACAAGCCTATGAAAAATACATTATAGGATGTCCCAGATCAAAATCCCTCTTTCCTTCGGCCCATGTTTCAAAGCTAGCAAAAAGTTCGATACAAAGGAAAACTCACTAAAAATTTGTATCATTGACTATCTTGATTTATACAAACATTAGATACATGTTCCTGTAGCCAACTCTAATATATGATATGTTCATTGTTTTATTGTAGTTCTTTTCGTCGCGAGTTGTATTCTAGCAACTCACCTAATGTCAGTTATCTGCAGAAAGCTTCATGTTTTAGTACTCTCCAATTTCTAGCAGAATGTCAGGATGTACTGCAGCACTTTTAACATTGAGAACTCTCTGTAGCTTTCTGTGGTTAAATATTTCCACTTCTACTGAGAACATTGAGCTTACAGGCCTATGATCTGATAGCTTTAATTCTGCGCGCTTGTAAAACAGCTGTTTTATACCTTTTCCCAACCAAAGTATACGATCACACCTGCATAAACGTGAAGAAAATACTCAGTTACTAAAATTTATGTCATGCTTCTCGCGATTCTTCTTGACTCTCAAACTTGTCACTTACCATGCTGGTGATCTCTTCTTTTCCCCTTCTCTCAGAATTTCACCATTGTATCTATCAGTGTTGAATTCATACTTGTAAGTTGGAGCAAAGTTAATCAACCCTTCCTTCCAACCAGCAAAGACATGTCCATTTCGGAGTTCTTTGTGTAACTGCTCATGAGATGCAACACTATTTAGCTTAGTTTTCCTAGGAACTTATGCATACAATGAAAACTTAAGACAAATTTTAGTTTTGACTCACTTGATCACTGTTGAGAAGTTCATCCCATTGCTTTTTGGCAACAAGCTTCCGTACCTCAGCATCCTCCATACTGATTCGATAATTTAAATCTCCAAACCAGAATATCTGACTGTAGATATTGAAGTTAAGTTATATATTGTTAGTAGTTGCTGAATTAACATCTCTTAACGCGAAATACTGAACTGATTATTGAATTCCTACCAGAATCAACTGAGAGTACTTACTCATGAGATGGAATTGTTTGTGGTTCATCTGTATCTGTGTCAAATATGGATGAGAAATGAGTACGCCTCATGATTTCATTGACATCAGAGTTACGCCTTTGCTCAGCTCCATCCTTTTGTCCGGATGACAAATGAGAACAAACAAAGCATAGCCGCGACTGGTAAAGAGACATGCTCACAGAAACAGATCCCTGTAATAGCATCACTAACAAGTCAGCTCTTAGTTCTTTAACTGGCTTATGGATCATTtccattgatgaatttcaaCAAAGAAGTATCAACAGATACATAAAGGGGTCGGAAAAAGAGGCAGGGGGTGGGGGGGAGTCTGATTGTCTTAGCTGATAAGCATTGAGTATCGAAAAGGATCTCCCAAAGTTAGTTGTACTATACAACTTGAACAATAAATACATACTGAAAGAAGAAGCATTACCTTATTGCCCATGTATCCCATAAGTCCAATTCCAACAGCAGAGACTTGCAAGTTGTTTATATGTCTCCTCAATCTTCGACGTACCCAAACTGATACATATATACCAACCATCTGCTTGCTGACAATACGTACATACATTGGACGAGACTTCACTGTATGATTTAGAAGTGAATTTTCTTCTTGAACCTCTGGAAATTCTTCAAACAAGTCATTTTCCTCATCACAAAATTGATCAGAGCCATCAGAAAGAGCATCAAGAACTACAGGTTCTTCTTTTTGATCCATCCACATCAATCCTAAGTTTCCTGAGCTTTGATGCACCCTTTTTAACCCTCTACCGTCTAATCCACTAGTGTCAAAAGCAAGAGGATTGTCTATGGTACCAAAACCAACTCTCGCGGTACTACTGAAGACTCTCCTCAACTTAAAATTAGAAGAAAGAACTTGAGGTGTCGCATCCAGGGGACGTTCAGGCCAATCCAATCTACTGTCACAATCAATGCCATATATCCTCTTTAAATAGAGATTCTTTCCTAGGTTGATAGTATTATTCTCGAAAATCAAAGCTGTGTCAAGTGATGCCTCATCTTCCATTCTATCCAGTTCAGGAGTATCAACCACATCCGCAACATCTGCAATTATGTCATCAGCAGAAGAAGTCCTTAAAACTGGAGAGGGTGGAGCACTATAACTCTTGAGCTTAGTTTCAGGTTCCTCTGTCCTGTTTAACGTTCTTCGGATGATCGCCTCCCATTTCGGAACTGGCCTTCTATTTTCTGCTCCCAGTACATTTCCAGCATTCAGAGGGACCACCTCTTGGAATCTGTAAACAGCAGATACAACCTTTTTAGGTTGAACTCATTTATCTCATCTAATTTTCAACAACCAACATGTTTCAGGTCATATACAACTACATCATATAAAATGGATAGATTCAGCAAATGGATTTTGAGCCTAACTCAAGAGGTGAGAAATGTCCAAGTCATAAAAAGAGACCACCCACCCGGTAAAAGCCCAATGTGTGACTCTTCAACCTCCCATACGCCCAGGATTGGACATCTGAAGAGTGAACAATTTTTAATATGGAGGCCTAACATTAAGTAACAAGAATTAGGATGGGTTCTGATTTGACTCTGATatcatgttaaagaaatgaaaataGGGCCTAACTAAatcccaaaagctagctcaaagAGATGAGGATTTTTCAAGCTAACTCAAAGTTGGGACTCTTCAACGTGGATTTAAAGCGCGAAGGATTACACATAAGCTAAGGAAAACAGGAAATCTGATACACAGTTCATTGGAAAGTGCCTAAAAACATTTTATGCATACCCAAGAATATAGATATCTGCTGGTTCTTGCATACAAAGCCACTCATCAATATCAAGATCCTCATCTGGAAGTCTTCCTGCTACATTCCAAGTTCCAACTGTAACTCTGCAGAAAAATCAGGGCTAATATAAATCACTTAACTCTTCCAACCGGACTTCAGGTCcgaaaaataaaagaatcaaACCACCATGTAATTGATTCTAAAGACAAACCTCACTTCTTTCGTGTTAATATACTGAGCTCTCAAAGTTTCTGATTTCCCTCTCCTGTGTCTTGGTGTATACTCAACTGAAGGTTTCCCTGATCAATTAAAGTTCAACTAGTCAATATCATAATAGGAGTTCTAAATTAGTATAAATAAGACACAAACTTAATGATTGAACTGATGAGTCTCCGTTTACTTGATAAGTCAAGCTCCACTATAAGCAAAAAACAGAAATCACATATCTATGAAAAGGGGTTGATGTATTCGTTGGAATTTTCATTAGTACCTGTTGTTTGAGTCTGGCATTCATTAAGCTTCCCCGGTTTTCGATGTCTATGATCTTCAATCATACTTTCATCTTTGAGTGAACAAGCTATAAATTCACCAAGAAAACAACTAATCAATCCTAGAACAAAAcaaacatcaacaa
The genomic region above belongs to Solanum dulcamara chromosome 5, daSolDulc1.2, whole genome shotgun sequence and contains:
- the LOC129889725 gene encoding type I inositol polyphosphate 5-phosphatase 2-like, which codes for MLMKTRRGKRSSQAFWPSIVMKKWLNIAPKVYDFSEDEVDTETESEDDACSLKDESMIEDHRHRKPGKLNECQTQTTGKPSVEYTPRHRRGKSETLRAQYINTKEVRVTVGTWNVAGRLPDEDLDIDEWLCMQEPADIYILGFQEVVPLNAGNVLGAENRRPVPKWEAIIRRTLNRTEEPETKLKSYSAPPSPVLRTSSADDIIADVADVVDTPELDRMEDEASLDTALIFENNTINLGKNLYLKRIYGIDCDSRLDWPERPLDATPQVLSSNFKLRRVFSSTARVGFGTIDNPLAFDTSGLDGRGLKRVHQSSGNLGLMWMDQKEEPVVLDALSDGSDQFCDEENDLFEEFPEVQEENSLLNHTVKSRPMYVRIVSKQMVGIYVSVWVRRRLRRHINNLQVSAVGIGLMGYMGNKGSVSVSMSLYQSRLCFVCSHLSSGQKDGAEQRRNSDVNEIMRRTHFSSIFDTDTDEPQTIPSHDQIFWFGDLNYRISMEDAEVRKLVAKKQWDELLNSDQLHKELRNGHVFAGWKEGLINFAPTYKYEFNTDRYNGEILREGEKKRSPAWCDRILWLGKGIKQLFYKRAELKLSDHRPVSSMFSVEVEIFNHRKLQRVLNVKSAAVHPDILLEIGEY